From the Actinomycetota bacterium genome, the window CAAAGAGCGCATTCGGCTGGTCGAGCCGCTCGATTATATAGACATGGCGAATCTTCTTTCAAAAGCCTATCTGGTCATGACAGATTCCGGAGGGCTGCAGGAAGAAGCACCGGCGCTGGCCAAACCGGTCCTCGTGCTCAGAGATCTTACCGAGCGCCCCGAAGCTGTGCAGGCAGGCCTGGCGCGCATCGTCGGCACCTCCAGGCAGGCGATAATCGGCGCCGCCACGGAACTGCTCACCAATATTACCAGCTATACCGCCATGACCCAGGGAATCAGCCCGTATGGTGACGGCAGGGCTGCATCACGTATCATAAGTGCGATCGAATATGTGAACGGCATGCGGGCCAATAAGCCGGCGCCGTTTGTGAGCCGTATGGTTACTCCGGTCACTGGTGACCAGATGCTTGAAGAGCGGCCGCTGACTGACGAGCTTTTCTATCAGCAGCTGGACGAGCGCATAAAGCGAGCCAGGCAAGAGCGGCAGAGAGTCTCGGTTGCCACGTTTGATATGGAGAACACCGACCGTGAACAGTTCGCTGAGGCGGTCAGGGCGATAACTCGAAGCCTCAGAAAGACCGATACCGCTGCCGCGCTGGAAGGAAAGCGGCTGGTACTTGTCCTCCCGGGAGCCGGAAAGAAGCAGGCACAACGAACCACAGACAGGCTACTGAAGAATCTTACGGGACCGCTCCAGGGCCGGCGTGAAGATGACAAGCTGGAGTCACAATCCCAGGACCGGGTGGAGCAGTTGATCAAGACGATAAATATCAAGATAAAGACATATGATGGACAGGAAAGCATAACGAAAACAGTTGAATCAGCCGAAACACATGATGAGGCGGGAACCAGGGCTGACTGAGTCTAAGAAGAGCTCCTTGGGGTAAAATTATAGTAGGAGCGGTTTATACTGCTACAATTTGTGACTCTTGCAGTCCGCGATTTGATTGAGGAGGTGCAGTAAGATGTACGGAGTTTTGTTACCAGTTACCGGAGTAGCGATTGGCCTATACGCCCTGGTCGCAGTTACGTGCGTGATCATCGGTTCTCTGATGAGGATGAGAGGCAAGGGAACCAATCGATAGCAATTGGCGTCGTAGCTGGTCCTTTTAGGCGATGATTTATCAATCAAAAATTGCATCGAGCTACGGCACTCGATCACATGAGGGCATTTCCCTTAGATTAATCGTAGCGTTGCTGTTGCTGGCGCTACTTTTTTTTGTGCTCCCATTTTCGCAGAACGAGAATGCCCTAAGCGCAATATTGCCTCAGATCGCGGCTGATCAGGCCCCGGCTTCCGCACCCGCGGGACCTCGGGTCCTAATAGTGCATGACCAGATCGATGACCCTCAGCTGGGCCAGGAGCTTGCAGCCCTTCTGGGCCATTTTTCAGCGGAAAGCGTCATCGTCGAACAGCCTTTCTATGAAGCCGGCAGTATGGAAAATTACGATGTGGTTTTTTATATTGGCGGCTCTCACCGTGAGATCAATCCGGATTTTCTCAACGACATCTCGGTGAGAGCCAGGCCGGTTGTCTGGATGGGACGCGGCCTGGACTGGCTTTCAGCGAGATACCCCCTGAGCAATTACGGCTTTGAATATGCGCGCGTGGATGGCTCCGGGACCATTAACACAGTCACCTATGAGAATACTTCTCTGGTCAAGACCAACCCGGTCACAAACTTTACATACATAACCGATGAAGCCAGGGCGCAGGTTATGGCTTGGGCAGAAGGGGAGGCAGGTACGACTCCCTATGTCATCCGTAGCGATAATTTCTGGTTTTTTGCAGATGTCCCTATGGTCGGCACAGATGTTAACAGCGCCTATTCGGCTGCGGGAGCAACTGAAGACAGCGCCTATCTTGTGCTGGCCGACCTTCTCCACGACATCACAGGGATCGACCATCCGATTCAGCATCCGGCGCTGGTCCGTATTGAGGACATCCATCCCAACACGGATCTCAGTCGCCTCAACTCGGTAGTCGATTACCTCTATCACAAGCAGATTCCCTTCGGCATCGGCCTGGTGCCGGTATACAAGAATCCTGAGACTGGTGAGGAAGTCCATCTTTCGGACAGGCCTGATTTCGTCGCCGCCATCAAGGAGGCGCAGGACAAGGGTGCGGTGATCGTCCTCCATGGCTACACCCACCAGCGCGTTGGAGAAACGGTCGTGGATTACGAGTTCTGGGACCGGGACACCCACGCTCCACCTGCCGAGGAGACTGCTGCCGCTACCCGTGCGCGAGTCGAAGCGGCTATTCGCGAGACTGCCGAAGTCGGGATCTATCCTCAGATCTGGGAAACACCCCACTACGCTGCCTCCGATCAGACCCACGATATAGTGGCTGATTACTTCAAGGTTGTCTGGGAGCGAAGCGACGCGCCCTTCTTCCCTTACCTTGTCCAGCTGAAGACAGACCAGACAGCCCTTCCCGAGACTCTCGGTTATGTCAATCCTTCGGAGGGATATCCCGGACAGGGGCATTCGGCCGAAGACCTGCTCGAAGTCGCCGCCAAACAGAAAGTGGTAAGGGATGGCTACGCCGCCTTCTTCTTCCACCCCATGGTCGACGGCGGGGAGTTGAGGGAGATGGTGGAAGGCTTGCAGGACCAGAACTACAGGTTTGCGTCTCCGGCACAGGTTGCCGGACTCCCATATAGTCCGACTGAGCCGCCCTCCTGGTACTCGAACCTGCTCTGGCAGGTATCAGACCGGGTGGGAAGGCTGATGCCTGATAACGCCCTGGATTCGCGCATCGTCACCGTCATAGCCCTCTTCGTCATCCTGTATTACTGGGGCATATTCCTGCTGTCCCGCAAACCGGCACCTGTCACAGATCCCCCGGACCCGAGCCTCCATTTCGTGATCGTGGTTCCCTGTCTCAACGAGGAGCTGGTGATTGCGCGCACCCTTGACCACCTGCTTTCATTGCCCGAGCGAAATCTCACGATCCTCGTAGTCGACGATGATTCGGATGACCAAACCAGGGAGATCGCCCTGTCCTACCCTCGTGACAGGGTGACAGTTATCGACCATCCTCGTGCAGAGGCACGCCAGGGAAAAGGCCGAGTGCTCAACTACGCTTTCAGATACCTGATAAATAGCCCACTCGTGGCAAAAAACGGTGCGAACAAGGTCATCGTCGGAGTCATCGATGCTGATGGCCGGGTCGAGGCAAACGTGGTCGACACGGTCAATCCCTATTTTGTGGACCACAAGACAGGCGCCGTGCAGGTCGGCGTCAGGATCTCCAACGCGAACACCAACGCGCTCACCAAATGGCAGAATTTCGAGTTCCTCACATTCGCCCGAATCTCCCAGAAAGCGCGTGAACATCTGGGAAGCGTCGGTCTCGGCGGCAACGGCCAGTTCGTGCGCCTGTCAGCCCTGGCCACGCTCGGCGATGATCCCTGGACAGACTGCCTGACCGAAGACCTCGATCTTGGAATCAGGCTGATGCTACTGGGCTGGGTGAATCATTACAGCCCGGACAGTTTCGTTTCCCAGCAGGGAGTGCCGAAGATGCGCCCGCTCATTCGCCAGCGAACCCGCTGGTTCCAGGGACACATCACCTGCTGGCATCATATCCCGGCCCTCATGGGCAGAAATTCACCAGTGATAGCCAGGACTGACACTATTTATTACCTGCTCGCGCCGGTGCTCATATTCATGTTCCTTCCCAGCTCAATGATCTTCCTTGCCTGGTCGATATATTTTCTGGTTTCTGGCGCGTCTTCCGTGGTGCTTTCTCCGCTGAACTACCTGCCCGTGCTGGTCGCGTGGTATCTGTTTTCCTTCGGGGCGCTGCCGACAGTCGTCTGGACCTTCTGGAGGGAAGAGAAAGAGATCAGCGCCTGGAAGGCGTTTCTGTGGGCCCATATATTCTCGTTCTTCTATGTAATCTGGTTTATCGCCGGTTGCAAGGCTATCTATCGAATCGCCCGCGGGCAGGGAGCCTGGGCAAAAACCGCCCGCACAGAGGAGTTGCCACCAGCATAGTCTGAATGTATCCGGAGCAGGGAATAATAATCTGTCTCCCGCTCCGGCGGATGGATAACCCACCGATTATGTCCAAAGCCGATGAACTTTGATGGTGTACGTATGCCCGTCCGGGGGAAAAAGATTGACTAATGTGGTACAATCGCCGCTTGGCATTTGTCCAAATTGGGCAAAAAGAGGATAAGACAACGACAACTAGAAAGATAAAACAAGTGACATCTATGACTGAATTGCCTAACGAATTGACTCAAAGCCTCATAACACAGGGACAGGATAAGGGTTTCCTTACCCTTGACGATATCGCTGATGCGTTGCAGGAAGCCGACCTCACAACCGAGCAGATCGAAGAGGTCTACTCCAAGATCGCTGATGTCGGTATAGATATAGTCGAGCACGACGAGACTGAAGACATCCTCGAAGAGCCTCCCGTCGTTGAAGAGACCGTCGAGCGCCCAGCGGCCGCCACAGATGACTCGCTGCGCATGTATTTGCGTGACATCGGGCGGATACCGCTGCTCTCCGCTGCTGAAGAGGTCTCTCTTGCCAAGCGCATGGAGCGCGGCGACATGGAGGCCAAGAGCCGCCTGGTCGAGGCTAACCTGCGCCTGGTAGTCAGTATCGCCAAGCGCTATCTGGGCCGCGGCCTTTCGTTCCTCGACCTGATCCAGGAAGGCAATCTGGGACTCATCCGCGCCGTGGAGAAATTCGATTATCGCCGCGGTTACAAGTTCTCGACATACGCGACCTGGTGGATCCGCCAGGCCGTGACCCGCGCCATTGCCGACCAGGCACGGACTATCAGGATCCCGGTGCACATGGTCGAAAAGCTCAACCATCTGGTCAGGGCCAAGCGTCAGCTGGTCCAGGACCTCGGCCGCGAGCCGACGCCGGAAGAGATCGCCAAGGTCATGGATACTTCTGAGGAGAAAGTGCAGCACCTTATCAAGATATCCCAGAGCCCGGTAAGCCTTGAGAAGCCCGTCGGCGATGAAGAAGAAGCCGAGTTGGGCGATTTCCTCGAGGATGAAGGTACTCCCAAGCCCCTTGAATCAGCGATGTCCGAGATCAAGAAGGACGACCTCAACAAGGTACTGGACTCGCTGCCGCACCGGGAACGCAAGATCCTTGAGCTTCGCTATGGACTTAACGGCGAGCATCCGAGGACGCTCGAACAGATCGGACGGCGTTTTGGTGTGACCCGTGAGCGGATACGCCAGATCGAGGCAAATACCCTGGCGAGGCTCAAAGAGCTGCAGGAGACGCAGCACCTGCGCGAAAGCGCCTGAGTCCGGGCGGCACGCCCGGGCCTGGGGCAGCACTCCTGAGTCTTTGGAGGACTCCTGAGTCTGTTGAGGTGTGGCGGAGTGCAGGGAAGTGAACGGAAAAACGAAGGGACGGCGCAAGCCGTCCCTTTTCTGTTCTGTTGATTAAGAAATCCCACACTCGGGATTCTCGCTCCGAGGCACTGTTTTTTTGCCTTGGGGCACCGCTTTCAAGCCCCGACGAGGCTCCGCTTCTAGCCCTGAGGCACCGCTAACTGGGTGCTGGAAAACTGGTCGAGGAAAGATTTTGACTCGACGCCGATCGGGGTGTTGGGGTTGAGGGCGTAGGACTTCTCCCAAGCCGCCCTGGCGTCTGTCAGGTTCCCGGCGCTATTGTAGAGCACCCAGCCCAATGAGTGCCAGGCCCTCTGGTTGCCAGGTTCTGCAGCCGTGGCAGCGTTGAGTTCCCGCAGGGCGATGTCTATCATCTGCAGATAAGAGTATGCAAGACCGAGGTCGATACGGACTTCGACGCCATCAGGCTTGATGGCAAGATACTTACGATACTGATCAACCGCATTCTTGTAGCTGCGATAGGACTCGTTCTCCTGGCCGGCTTCTCCCTGATAGGCGCCCATCTCGAGATAGCTGTCCCCCATGCCTTTCATAGCGTCGATATCATTCGGATTCCTTTCCAGCAACGCCTGATAGGCACTGATGCGCTCCTGGATATCATCCACCTGCAACTGCACCGCCTGACTCGCCTGCTTGGTGGTCGACGTCTCTTCTTCGCCGCCGTCATCATTCAGCAGCTGAGTGGGGATGAGATAGCCCAGCGATATCGCTATCGCAAAGACCGGTATCAGTAACAGCCATTTGAGATTATTTTTCATTGTGTAGTCAGCAGGTGCTGGATAAGCATGTTCTCGGGAGCCTGTGAACTCGCCCAGTTTACCGGGCCGAGTATGTGATCCCGGACAACGCCGTTCTTGTCGATTATGAAGGTTTCCGGCACGCCGGTTGCCTGATACATGTTGTTCACTTTTTTGTCCGAATCAAGAAGGATCGGAAAGGTAAGTCCCAGCTTCTTGACGAAAGGCTCTACGTCTTTCGAACCTCTTGTGTCGATGCTGACCGCCAGGATCTCGAAGGGCTTGCCCTTCATGTTCTGGTAAAGCTGCTCCATCGACGGCATCTCTTCCCGGCAGGGATTGCACCAGGTGGCCCAAATATTCAGAAGAACGACCTTGCCCTTGTAGTCATCGAGGCTGACATCTCCGCCATTCATCAGGGGCAGGGTGAAATTAGGAGCCTGGCTGCCTTCCTCCACCGGCGGGCTTTTCCGCGCCTGCCAGAAAAAGTAGCCACCTACAGCTATGGCGATAATTCCAACGAATATACCGATCCCCACGATGTACGAGATCGCGTCATCTCCCGACAATCCTTTATCAGGCGGCTTTGAGTCCATCGAATTTTGTTCATCCAGATTATTCATAATATCTTTTGCTCATCCCGATTTTCATTCCATTAAATTCCTGGTCCGCGTTCGTGACTGCCAACGTGCCGCCCGCTGTCATCAGTCCAGTCATCAGCGGCAGGCCAGCCCATGAAGGCAAGCATTTCCTGACGTTCTGATCATGCGGGCGAAAGAATGCGAGGCGCTGGCATCGGCGGGGACGTATAAGATTCTGAACATACTAGCATCTGGCAGCCCCTATCTTCAACATGATATCTTCCCCGGTCTTCAACTGGATGCCTTGAGACCGCGGAGCGATCAGACATCGATGGCAGGCAGCCAGCCGCGCATCCATTCGGTCAGGATCTCGATCTGTCCCGTCGCCAGCAACACTCCAAAAAGGATCAGCAACGAGCCGGAAACTATCTTTATCGCGCCAAAATGCCTCTTAACGAATGAAAATGTGCCCATAGTCTTGGCGAACAGCATTCCGGAAAGGACGAATGGCAGACCCATGCCAAGGGCATATACGAAAAGCAGGCTCGCACCGGCTCCTGGATCCTCGGTGCCGATGGCCAGCATGTAGATCGAGCCGAGAAGCGGTCCGGTACAGGGACCGATCCCCACGGAGAAAACCATGCCGGCAGCAAAAACGCCGAACAGCCCCATCGGCTTTTTCAGCAGGCGCAGCCGGCGCTCCTTTTCAAACCACGCCGGATGGAATATCCCGAGGGCGAAAACCCCGAAGACTATCAGGAAGATGCCGGCAAAGATCTCGAGGTAGCGCTTGCCTTCACTTCCGTTGCCGGTGAAGAAAGAAAGGAATGAACCAAGTTCACTGCCAGCCAGTCCCGCTGCTGCGCCCTGAAGGCTGAACAGGATGACAAAACCGGTGACAAATGCGGCGCTCGCGATTGCGACCTTGCGGACATTGGCGCCAAGCTCGTCAACGCCGACGCCGGAAACATAGGAAAGGTATCCGGGCAGCAGCGGCAGCACACATGGTGACAGGAATGAGGCCAGGCCTGCAACAAAGGCCCAGACAAAAGCGATAAGTGATACTTCGGTTATTTCCAAGGAGAAAAGGGCTCTGAGGTGGTTTTATAGTTCCGCTGATCGCAGATGAATAGTGCTTGCAGCCATGAATCCAATATAGCAGAGGCACCCGCTACTATCAACGATATCCAGGTTCCGGCGACGGCCGCGACTGTATCCAGATGAAGGCTGCTCCTGCCACGAGGGCCATGGCCAGTGCAAGTATCTGCTGCTGGGACTGCCCAGTCCGGTTCGCCCGCACGAACTCCACCAGGAAGCGTTCCAGGCCTCCCAGAAAAAGGTAGAGACAGGTTATTGCCCAGTCGCGCTTAAGCTTCTTCCTGGCGAGCATCAGTACCGCGAATATCAGCAGCGATGAAAAAGACTCATAAAGCTGGGTGGGCTGGACCCTGACGCCAAACGGGGTCGGCGGGGAGCCGTCGGGAAATTCCATAGCCCAGGGCAGATCTGACGGCTTTCCATAATCGTCGCCGTTGAGAAAGCAGCCCATGCGCCCGAATGCATAGCCGAGAGCAAGACCGGGCGCTCCGGCGTCGAATGCCTTTCCCCAGGGCAGCCGGTATAACCTGATGACGATGATGGCGGCGCCAAGGCCTCCGATCAGGCCGCCATACCATACCAGGCCCGCACCGCTGAAAGCGGAGGACAGCGGGTCATCCTTCAGGTCATCGAGATGCAGAAGCAGATAATGGACCTTGCTGCCGATGAGCCCGCCAGCGGCAGCGGCGATGGCTATCCAGTAAACGCACTCAGGATTCAGGCCCTTGCGTTTTAATTCGTAGTAGACGACCGTACTGGCGGCGACGAATCCGAGCGCCATCATCAGGCCGAAAGTGTGGAATGTCAGTGGTCCTATGGAAAAGTCTGGGTACATGCTCGCACGATCCTCAAATGATACTGTTCACAAATTTCTCATGTATTTATACCAATCTTAAATGACTAAGAAAACGCTAAAGCTATTCTTTGAAATGTCGATAACGCTCTCGAACGCATCATATACGAAAAGGCAAACCCGTCGCGAGGCGGGGACGCAAAGCCAGGGGTCTCCCCCAGAGACAGCCCAGCTGCCGAAGCTTTTAAGCGCAAGCTCTGAGGTTTTGGGAACTGGGCTATATTTATGGCCCTGGTAGAGCACAAGCTCAATTGCTTTGGCATACCCAAAGTAGATTGAGCTTTTTTTATAGATTCGTTCGGGCACGAGGGATGAGGTCAGCTAATCTTCCGCCTGGGTGGGCGGGAGGCCAAAGTGACAAGGGGGTCACGAAGTGAGATTTCCAGCAAAAGTAGCAGTTCTAGCCGCAACATCGATGATTCTGGTGCTGGTCCTGGCATCAGCCGTATACGGGGCTCAGGCTTCCGATCCGGTGACAGTAAGCGTAACGGTAGACAATTTTATCTCCATCAGCAATCCTGGCGACGTGGCACTCGCCAACATCGCCGGATCCGGCGGTTCTTCCGAAAGCAACGCCACCTGGCAGGTTGCGACCAATAACGATCTCGGATACAAACTCGAGATGTCAGCAACCGGTTCGCCGGCAATGACCAAGGGCGCGGACTCATTCGCCGATTACAGCGGAGCCGGCGTGTGGTCGATAGCCGCCAATCAGTCAGCCTTTGGTTTCAGCGTCAATGGAACCAATGGATATCAGGGATTCTCGGGCGCGACCCCGATCGAGATAGTGAACAATCCCAACGAGACGGCGGGAGAAGACACGACTGTGTACTTCCGGGCCGAGGTCGGCGCAAGCCACCTGCAGGCCAGCGGCAATTACGCCGCCAACCTGACAGTTACAGCCACGACGCTGTGATTGTATAACAACTTCATAGCAGCACGTCAAACGCAAGCTTAACGGCCGGAGCCCCCTCCTCAACCAGGGGGCTTTAGTCGTTCCCGGGCCGGAAAAATGTGTTAAACCGCGTGAAATGGTGCAGGATAGCAGGAAAAGCGGTAGAGGAAAGCGAAGTCTAGACTTCGAACCAGGCTGGAGTTGAGTTCCATGCCCAAATACTGATTTTCCGAATCCATGTCATCTGAAAAATTCAGCTTCCTGCGATTTTATGGCGCCGTCGATGCGGTGTCTTTACGGCTGGGTATCTCCGGACCGGTGCTTGCGGCATTCGTGGCAATCCTGCTTTTCATGACGCTGTGGCCAGCCGCAGCAGATGGCTATACGGTGGAGAAGCATGACGACGCGGTGACGGGTCAGTTTGTCATCTCGCCCACGAAAGTCGAGCTGGAGATGAAACCCGGTCAGTCGGCGTCGCGCGATATCATGGTCGCCAACAG encodes:
- the rpoD gene encoding RNA polymerase sigma factor RpoD — its product is MTELPNELTQSLITQGQDKGFLTLDDIADALQEADLTTEQIEEVYSKIADVGIDIVEHDETEDILEEPPVVEETVERPAAATDDSLRMYLRDIGRIPLLSAAEEVSLAKRMERGDMEAKSRLVEANLRLVVSIAKRYLGRGLSFLDLIQEGNLGLIRAVEKFDYRRGYKFSTYATWWIRQAVTRAIADQARTIRIPVHMVEKLNHLVRAKRQLVQDLGREPTPEEIAKVMDTSEEKVQHLIKISQSPVSLEKPVGDEEEAELGDFLEDEGTPKPLESAMSEIKKDDLNKVLDSLPHRERKILELRYGLNGEHPRTLEQIGRRFGVTRERIRQIEANTLARLKELQETQHLRESA
- a CDS encoding prolipoprotein diacylglyceryl transferase, yielding MYPDFSIGPLTFHTFGLMMALGFVAASTVVYYELKRKGLNPECVYWIAIAAAAGGLIGSKVHYLLLHLDDLKDDPLSSAFSGAGLVWYGGLIGGLGAAIIVIRLYRLPWGKAFDAGAPGLALGYAFGRMGCFLNGDDYGKPSDLPWAMEFPDGSPPTPFGVRVQPTQLYESFSSLLIFAVLMLARKKLKRDWAITCLYLFLGGLERFLVEFVRANRTGQSQQQILALAMALVAGAAFIWIQSRPSPEPGYR
- the wecB gene encoding UDP-N-acetylglucosamine 2-epimerase (non-hydrolyzing), whose amino-acid sequence is MKKLKTMTIFGTRPEVIKLAPIISRLEESPNFDSVLVTTGQHREMLGQALGQFGIEPDYNLDIMQPDQGVSDVTVSSLRGVEELINTEKPDLVLVQGDTTTAFAGCLAAFYQKTPVGHVEAGLRTYDKYKPFPEEINRSMITQLADLHFVPTVTAWESLRNEGVDADRIFITGNTVIDALFQVVKPDYEFSNPELKGVGENGKRLVVVTSHRRENFGQPILDICSSIMEIVDRFEDIEVVFSVHRNPKVRVPIQTLLADKERIRLVEPLDYIDMANLLSKAYLVMTDSGGLQEEAPALAKPVLVLRDLTERPEAVQAGLARIVGTSRQAIIGAATELLTNITSYTAMTQGISPYGDGRAASRIISAIEYVNGMRANKPAPFVSRMVTPVTGDQMLEERPLTDELFYQQLDERIKRARQERQRVSVATFDMENTDREQFAEAVRAITRSLRKTDTAAALEGKRLVLVLPGAGKKQAQRTTDRLLKNLTGPLQGRREDDKLESQSQDRVEQLIKTINIKIKTYDGQESITKTVESAETHDEAGTRAD
- a CDS encoding redoxin domain-containing protein, translating into MDSKPPDKGLSGDDAISYIVGIGIFVGIIAIAVGGYFFWQARKSPPVEEGSQAPNFTLPLMNGGDVSLDDYKGKVVLLNIWATWCNPCREEMPSMEQLYQNMKGKPFEILAVSIDTRGSKDVEPFVKKLGLTFPILLDSDKKVNNMYQATGVPETFIIDKNGVVRDHILGPVNWASSQAPENMLIQHLLTTQ
- a CDS encoding DUF2334 domain-containing protein — encoded protein: MHDQIDDPQLGQELAALLGHFSAESVIVEQPFYEAGSMENYDVVFYIGGSHREINPDFLNDISVRARPVVWMGRGLDWLSARYPLSNYGFEYARVDGSGTINTVTYENTSLVKTNPVTNFTYITDEARAQVMAWAEGEAGTTPYVIRSDNFWFFADVPMVGTDVNSAYSAAGATEDSAYLVLADLLHDITGIDHPIQHPALVRIEDIHPNTDLSRLNSVVDYLYHKQIPFGIGLVPVYKNPETGEEVHLSDRPDFVAAIKEAQDKGAVIVLHGYTHQRVGETVVDYEFWDRDTHAPPAEETAAATRARVEAAIRETAEVGIYPQIWETPHYAASDQTHDIVADYFKVVWERSDAPFFPYLVQLKTDQTALPETLGYVNPSEGYPGQGHSAEDLLEVAAKQKVVRDGYAAFFFHPMVDGGELREMVEGLQDQNYRFASPAQVAGLPYSPTEPPSWYSNLLWQVSDRVGRLMPDNALDSRIVTVIALFVILYYWGIFLLSRKPAPVTDPPDPSLHFVIVVPCLNEELVIARTLDHLLSLPERNLTILVVDDDSDDQTREIALSYPRDRVTVIDHPRAEARQGKGRVLNYAFRYLINSPLVAKNGANKVIVGVIDADGRVEANVVDTVNPYFVDHKTGAVQVGVRISNANTNALTKWQNFEFLTFARISQKAREHLGSVGLGGNGQFVRLSALATLGDDPWTDCLTEDLDLGIRLMLLGWVNHYSPDSFVSQQGVPKMRPLIRQRTRWFQGHITCWHHIPALMGRNSPVIARTDTIYYLLAPVLIFMFLPSSMIFLAWSIYFLVSGASSVVLSPLNYLPVLVAWYLFSFGALPTVVWTFWREEKEISAWKAFLWAHIFSFFYVIWFIAGCKAIYRIARGQGAWAKTARTEELPPA
- a CDS encoding tetratricopeptide repeat protein, with protein sequence MKNNLKWLLLIPVFAIAISLGYLIPTQLLNDDGGEEETSTTKQASQAVQLQVDDIQERISAYQALLERNPNDIDAMKGMGDSYLEMGAYQGEAGQENESYRSYKNAVDQYRKYLAIKPDGVEVRIDLGLAYSYLQMIDIALRELNAATAAEPGNQRAWHSLGWVLYNSAGNLTDARAAWEKSYALNPNTPIGVESKSFLDQFSSTQLAVPQG
- a CDS encoding cytochrome c biogenesis protein CcdA gives rise to the protein MEITEVSLIAFVWAFVAGLASFLSPCVLPLLPGYLSYVSGVGVDELGANVRKVAIASAAFVTGFVILFSLQGAAAGLAGSELGSFLSFFTGNGSEGKRYLEIFAGIFLIVFGVFALGIFHPAWFEKERRLRLLKKPMGLFGVFAAGMVFSVGIGPCTGPLLGSIYMLAIGTEDPGAGASLLFVYALGMGLPFVLSGMLFAKTMGTFSFVKRHFGAIKIVSGSLLILFGVLLATGQIEILTEWMRGWLPAIDV